A window of Apium graveolens cultivar Ventura unplaced genomic scaffold, ASM990537v1 ctg420, whole genome shotgun sequence contains these coding sequences:
- the LOC141701604 gene encoding uncharacterized protein LOC141701604, whose amino-acid sequence MGRHVFLRIVDALSNFDPYFQQKVDALERKGPITFTKFTAAICMLAYGIGTDAVDDYVCIGTSTAIECLKKFVTNIILIFESEYLRKPNSNDVQRLIKMGKARGFPGMMGSIDYMYLQWKNCPKA is encoded by the coding sequence ATGGGAAGACACGTGTTCCTTCGAATTGTGGATGCTCTTTCAAATTTTGATCCGTATTTTCAGCAGAAGGTTGATGCATTGGAAAGAAAGGGCCCTATCACCTTTACAAAATTCACGGCGGCCATATGCATGTTGGCATATGGAATTGGAACGGATGCAGTTGATGATTATGTGTGCATTGGTACGTCCACTGCAATTGAATGCTTGAAAAAATTTGTTAccaatattattttaatttttgagaGTGAATATTTGCGAAAGCCAAACTCAAATGATGTACAACGTCTCATAAAAATGGGAAAGGCTCGCGGTTTTCCCGGAATGATGGGGAGTATTGACTACATGTATTTGCAGTGGAAAAATTGCCCTAAAGCATGA
- the LOC141701605 gene encoding uncharacterized protein LOC141701605, whose protein sequence is MGYVRETIPRPQGEKRKLFSKYQEGHRKNVEMTFGVLQSQFAIVHDPTQFWDKEDLAKIMRACIILHNMIVEDERDTYVTPFGALPSYDDATYGLPPPNLGEESLASNEMYIGRTIQLCNRQKHRQLQFDLVEHITMFHNND, encoded by the coding sequence ATGGGCTACGTTCGTGAAACAATTCCACGCCCACAGGGTGAAAAGAGAAAATTGTTCTCCAAATATCAAGAAGGTCATCGAAAAAACGTAGAAATGACATTTGGCGTGTTGCAATCTCAATTTGCAATTGTACATGATCCAACACAATTTTGGGATAAAGAAGATCTCGCTAAAATAATGAGAGCGTGTATTATACTACATAATATGATCGTTGAGGATGAGAGAGACACATACGTCACTCCCTTTGGCGCTTTACCATCTTACGATGATGCAACATATGGCTTACCGCCTCCAAACTTAGGCGAAGAATCTTTAGCCTCTAATGAAATGTATATCGGAAGAACTATCCAACTTTGTAACAGGCAGAAACATCGTCAACTACAATTCGATCTGGTTGAGCATATCACAATGTTCCATAATAATGATTAA